In Pseudomonas asiatica, the following are encoded in one genomic region:
- a CDS encoding tail fiber assembly protein encodes MIIKLSPVRSDSMLSVTKAGDALVVNGVSFDFSRLKDGETLPAKAISSDWITQDVARGGADIEITLIMPHAVDAPESARFPVDIVSPADGVIQLPGLESEPSQPPIMAGVIDWSQVITAVMKQEQEAAVLLVQIADQITARRLVVDTAIAPLQDAVDLEVATETEAALLKEWKRYRVALSRLPEQEGYPTTINWPTPPA; translated from the coding sequence ATGATTATCAAACTGTCGCCAGTTCGTTCTGATTCGATGCTGTCAGTCACCAAAGCGGGTGATGCCCTTGTCGTCAATGGTGTGTCATTCGATTTTTCGCGACTTAAGGACGGCGAGACCCTTCCGGCAAAAGCGATATCCAGCGACTGGATTACCCAAGACGTAGCGCGTGGCGGTGCGGATATCGAGATTACTTTGATCATGCCTCATGCGGTAGATGCGCCAGAATCGGCGAGATTCCCTGTAGATATCGTAAGCCCTGCTGACGGCGTCATTCAGCTTCCAGGACTTGAGTCGGAGCCATCGCAGCCGCCGATCATGGCCGGCGTAATCGACTGGAGTCAGGTGATTACCGCAGTGATGAAGCAGGAGCAGGAGGCGGCTGTTCTGCTCGTCCAGATTGCCGATCAGATCACCGCCCGCCGCCTCGTGGTAGACACCGCGATCGCGCCGCTGCAGGACGCGGTTGATCTTGAGGTGGCCACCGAGACTGAGGCAGCCCTGCTGAAAGAGTGGAAGCGCTACCGCGTGGCGCTGAGCCGTCTTCCCGAGCAGGAAGGGTACCCAACGACCATCAACTGGCCCACGCCTCCGGCCTGA
- a CDS encoding structural protein P5 translates to MTARGVRNNNPGNIDFNPRNAWQGQLGMEEGVAKPRFARFDQAENGIRALGKLLLNYRGKDGMPGVGRPGIDTPLEFISRWAPSSENNTLAYAQAIAKRLGVGVRDSIDISKPQVLREAVVGIIVHENGGNPYTDQVIDEGVRRALA, encoded by the coding sequence ATGACTGCACGCGGTGTACGCAACAACAACCCCGGCAATATCGACTTCAACCCGAGGAACGCTTGGCAGGGCCAGCTGGGCATGGAGGAGGGCGTGGCCAAACCGCGCTTCGCCAGGTTCGACCAGGCCGAGAATGGTATTCGTGCCCTGGGCAAGCTGCTGCTGAACTACCGGGGCAAGGACGGTATGCCCGGTGTCGGCCGCCCTGGCATCGACACCCCGCTGGAGTTCATCAGCCGCTGGGCGCCGTCCAGCGAGAACAACACCCTGGCCTACGCCCAGGCCATTGCCAAGCGTCTCGGCGTCGGCGTGCGCGACTCAATCGACATCTCCAAGCCGCAGGTGCTGCGCGAGGCAGTGGTAGGGATCATCGTCCACGAGAACGGCGGCAACCCGTACACGGATCAGGTGATTGACGAGGGTGTGCGGAGGGCGTTGGCATGA
- a CDS encoding SPOR domain-containing protein produces MRKLAVVMAVLALAGCENEVEGVHKQVAEHLHNPKTAKFGNVRIDTQGTICGQVRGKDDAGQYEAYRSYVAIKRDGQYEIIVDDSGNNLRIREMCGGAELQRRAEALAGQPAPQGWDVEVIQGANMGALSDMTARLIEKGIPSSVEYRDGKPVVLMGPFPTREEAEARKAEVMAKLGTDSVVIQHGAAR; encoded by the coding sequence GTGCGCAAACTGGCTGTGGTAATGGCAGTGCTCGCCCTGGCGGGCTGTGAGAACGAGGTCGAAGGCGTGCACAAACAGGTGGCCGAACACCTGCACAACCCCAAGACCGCCAAGTTCGGCAACGTGCGGATCGACACCCAGGGCACCATCTGCGGCCAGGTCCGTGGCAAGGATGATGCCGGGCAGTACGAGGCCTACCGCAGCTACGTGGCCATCAAGCGCGATGGCCAGTACGAAATCATCGTCGACGACAGCGGCAACAACCTGCGCATCCGCGAAATGTGCGGCGGCGCCGAGCTGCAGCGCCGCGCCGAGGCCCTGGCTGGCCAGCCGGCCCCGCAAGGCTGGGATGTGGAAGTGATCCAGGGTGCAAACATGGGCGCGCTCAGCGACATGACTGCACGCCTGATCGAAAAGGGCATCCCGTCCTCGGTGGAGTACCGCGACGGCAAGCCGGTGGTGCTGATGGGGCCATTCCCCACCCGTGAGGAAGCCGAAGCGCGCAAGGCCGAGGTAATGGCCAAGCTGGGTACCGATTCGGTGGTGATCCAGCACGGCGCAGCGCGCTGA
- a CDS encoding HD domain-containing protein, giving the protein MSTLERAIAVAARAHEGQYDKGGAAYILHPLRVMMRVSTTEQRIVAVLHDVIEDTPLTLSDLAREGFALKILAALLALSRREGEAYQDFVVRLGGDPLARTVKLADLADNSDLSRIPCPGPTDLARLARYREASAYLQALA; this is encoded by the coding sequence ATGTCTACACTGGAGCGGGCCATTGCCGTGGCCGCCAGGGCGCATGAAGGGCAATACGACAAGGGTGGGGCCGCTTATATCCTCCACCCGCTACGCGTGATGATGCGGGTTTCCACAACCGAACAACGGATTGTCGCGGTGCTGCACGATGTGATCGAAGACACCCCGCTGACCCTGTCCGACCTGGCGCGCGAGGGTTTCGCGCTGAAAATCCTTGCCGCCTTGCTGGCGCTCAGCCGCCGTGAGGGCGAGGCCTACCAGGACTTCGTGGTGCGCCTGGGCGGTGACCCGCTGGCGCGCACCGTCAAGCTGGCCGATCTGGCCGACAACAGCGACCTTTCGCGCATCCCGTGCCCAGGCCCCACCGACCTGGCACGGCTGGCGCGTTACCGCGAAGCCAGCGCCTACCTGCAGGCCTTGGCTTGA
- a CDS encoding DUF1654 domain-containing protein, with the protein MSSTASATPSSYEQLGMRIQKIINSPTAQRSRAALIFRLEQETPEDWETLLEEIAENDNVTLAHRDDGGVQIFWTVPKED; encoded by the coding sequence GTGTCCAGCACCGCCTCCGCCACCCCAAGCAGCTATGAACAACTGGGTATGCGCATTCAGAAAATCATCAACAGCCCCACTGCCCAGCGCAGCCGTGCGGCGTTGATTTTCCGTCTGGAGCAGGAAACCCCGGAAGATTGGGAAACCCTGCTAGAGGAAATCGCCGAAAACGATAACGTCACCCTCGCCCACCGCGACGATGGCGGCGTGCAGATTTTCTGGACGGTACCGAAGGAAGACTGA
- a CDS encoding asparaginase, which yields MNAALKIFAPSALAVLLAIPATVSAKEAETQQKLANVVILATGGTIAGAGASAANSATYQAAKLGVDKLIAGVPELADLANVRGEQVMQIASESISNDDLLKLGKRVAELAESKDVDGIVITHGTDTLEETAYFLNLVEKTDKPIVVVGSMRPGTAMSADGMLNLYNAVAVASDKQSRGKGVLVTMNDEIQSGRDVSKAVNIKTEAFKSAWGPMGMVVEGKSYWFRLPAKRHTVNSEFDIKQISSLPQVDIAYGYGNVTDTAYKALAQNGAKALIHAGTGNGSVSSRVVPALQELRKNGVQIIRSSHVNQGGFVLRNAEQPDDKNDWVVAHDLNPQKARILAMVAMTRTQDSKELQRIFWEY from the coding sequence ATGAATGCCGCACTGAAAATCTTCGCCCCCAGCGCACTCGCCGTGCTGCTGGCCATTCCAGCCACCGTTTCGGCCAAAGAGGCTGAAACCCAGCAGAAGCTGGCCAACGTGGTCATCCTCGCCACCGGCGGCACCATTGCCGGCGCTGGCGCCAGCGCCGCCAACAGCGCCACCTACCAGGCCGCCAAGCTGGGCGTCGACAAACTGATCGCCGGTGTGCCGGAGCTGGCCGACCTGGCCAACGTCCGCGGCGAGCAGGTCATGCAGATCGCCTCTGAGAGCATCTCCAACGACGACCTGCTCAAGTTGGGCAAACGCGTTGCCGAACTCGCCGAAAGCAAGGACGTCGACGGCATCGTCATTACCCACGGCACCGACACCCTGGAAGAGACCGCCTACTTCCTCAACCTGGTGGAAAAGACCGACAAGCCGATCGTGGTCGTCGGTTCGATGCGCCCGGGCACCGCCATGTCCGCCGACGGCATGCTCAACCTTTACAACGCCGTGGCCGTGGCCAGCGACAAGCAGTCGCGCGGCAAGGGCGTGCTGGTGACCATGAATGACGAGATCCAGTCCGGGCGCGATGTCAGCAAGGCAGTGAACATCAAGACCGAAGCCTTCAAGAGCGCCTGGGGCCCGATGGGCATGGTGGTGGAAGGCAAGTCGTACTGGTTCCGCCTGCCGGCCAAGCGCCACACGGTCAACTCCGAGTTCGACATCAAGCAGATCAGCAGCCTGCCGCAGGTGGATATCGCCTATGGCTATGGCAACGTCACTGACACCGCCTACAAGGCACTGGCGCAGAATGGCGCCAAGGCACTGATCCATGCCGGTACCGGCAACGGTTCGGTGTCGTCGCGGGTGGTGCCGGCGCTGCAGGAGCTGCGCAAGAACGGCGTGCAGATCATTCGCTCGTCGCACGTCAACCAGGGTGGCTTCGTGCTGCGCAACGCCGAGCAGCCGGATGACAAGAACGACTGGGTCGTGGCCCATGACCTGAACCCACAGAAAGCGCGGATTCTGGCGATGGTAGCGATGACCAGGACCCAGGACAGCAAGGAGCTGCAGCGCATCTTCTGGGAGTACTGA
- a CDS encoding sugar ABC transporter substrate-binding protein: MKLPFPGRLLALAVISSLSLALPFSPAHAEDKPKVALVMKSLANEFFRTMEDGAKDYQKAHADEFELIANGIKNETDTGEQIRIVEQMVNAGAKALVIAPADSKALVSAVKKAMDQGVVVINIDNRLDPELLKSKGISVPFVGPDNRKGARLVGDYLANEKLKAGDQVGIIEGVPTTTNAQQRTAGFKDAMDAAQIKIVSVQSGNWEIDKGNAVAASMLNEYPDLKALLAGNDSMALGAVSAVRAAGKTGQVQVVGYDNINAIKPMLADGRVLATLDQAASQQAVYGIQAALKMVKGEKPDVDADNVIQTPVQLITKP, translated from the coding sequence ATGAAACTGCCGTTCCCCGGTCGTCTGCTGGCCCTCGCGGTCATTTCCTCGCTGTCCCTGGCCCTGCCATTTTCCCCCGCCCACGCCGAAGACAAGCCCAAGGTTGCCCTGGTCATGAAGTCGCTGGCCAACGAGTTCTTCCGCACCATGGAAGACGGCGCCAAGGACTACCAGAAAGCCCACGCCGATGAATTCGAGCTGATCGCCAACGGCATCAAGAACGAGACCGACACCGGCGAGCAGATCCGCATCGTCGAGCAGATGGTCAACGCGGGCGCCAAGGCCCTGGTCATTGCCCCGGCCGACTCCAAGGCGCTGGTATCGGCGGTGAAGAAGGCCATGGACCAGGGCGTTGTGGTGATCAACATCGACAACCGCCTGGACCCTGAACTGCTCAAGAGCAAAGGCATCAGCGTACCCTTCGTGGGCCCCGACAACCGCAAGGGCGCGCGCCTGGTCGGTGACTACCTGGCCAACGAGAAGCTCAAGGCCGGCGACCAGGTCGGCATCATCGAAGGCGTGCCGACCACCACCAACGCCCAGCAGCGTACCGCCGGCTTCAAGGACGCCATGGACGCCGCGCAGATCAAGATCGTATCGGTGCAGAGCGGCAACTGGGAAATCGACAAAGGCAACGCCGTCGCCGCCTCCATGCTCAACGAATACCCCGACCTGAAAGCCCTGCTGGCCGGCAACGACAGCATGGCCCTGGGCGCGGTGTCGGCCGTGCGTGCCGCCGGCAAGACCGGCCAGGTGCAAGTGGTGGGCTACGACAACATCAACGCCATCAAGCCGATGCTCGCCGATGGCCGTGTGCTTGCCACCCTCGACCAGGCGGCCAGCCAGCAGGCGGTGTACGGCATCCAGGCGGCGCTGAAAATGGTCAAGGGCGAGAAACCCGACGTGGATGCCGACAACGTCATCCAGACCCCGGTCCAACTCATCACCAAGCCCTGA